TCCTCGGTGTCCCGAAACTGTCCCCTCTGGTCCCCACTCTCATCTTCCCAGGGCTGCATCCCTCTCTCTTGCACTGTTCTGGGTCCTGAACCTGGTTCTTCTGGGTTCCTCCCCCatcgtctcctggccctgcctctgcccagtCTGAGTCtcgcccccctgcccccacccccccccgcctGCCCCGTCATCTCTTTTCTTGTTCTAGGCCTTGCTCCAGTCTCTCAGTCCCCAACTCTTGACATTATGGGGAGTCACTTTGCAGGGGCCTAGGCTTGTCAGAGAACTCGGTttattttaattcagttattAAAGTCCCACGATGTGTTGGGGCTGGAGTTATGCGGAGGTGTTGGGGACTCTCCCTACCCTGACAGAGCTCACAGTCTGGGACAGGGACACATACTTAACTCAGGATATTAGAGTAGTAACCGCTGGGTGACTTCAGGCAAggtacttaacatctctgaggcTTTGGCTTCTTCCTCGGTGAAGTAGGAATAGAGGATtgtgaaaagcaaatgaaaagcttTTCACGTTAGTGCCTGGTGCAGGTAAACAATGAGTAAGTAGTAGTTGCTATAAGTATGAAGAAGGGCTGTAGGAAGGGGGGTGGGTTAATTGTCCCAGGCATAGGGCAAGAGATTTCACAGAGAAGGTGACATTCAAAGGAGCTGGGAGCGTTTATCTTTTAGAAGAGCAGAAAGGGGTGGCATCTTGTCACTTCCTCCAAATTTTTGGAAGCCTGTCACCAAGATATGGGATTGTAGGTCTTTCACCTGGCCCCTAGGAGCAACGGTGGGACCAATGAGGATAAGTTTCAGGAAGCCAGATTTGGACTGGACACAAGGAAAACTTTCTAGTTGACACAGCTCCCCATCCCTGGAAGGAGTCACAGGATGTCCAATCTGGAACCCAGACAGCACGGGGCAGGGACAGGAAGGGATGGAAGCAGGGCCCAGAGGGGAGAGGGCGGGGCCCAGCTGCCCAAGACTCAGTAGGGAACCTGCCCAAGGCAGCACATGGAGCCTTCAGCTGAGCTGAGACCTAAGTCTCTGAATCAGCCCAGTGCCCCCTGGCTGTGACCCTGAACAGTTCCAGCTTTGCCACTCCCTGGCTGAGTGACCACAGACCAGTCATTTGACTGCCCTGAGCCCTGAACCCCAAGGGAGGTGATAGTGACGCTGACCTCTCGAGATCATCAGGGTATATGATATCATGTTTGTAAAACACTTTAGCGAGGTGCCTTGAACAGGTCTATATATAAGAAATGGCTTTGACTGGGATTCTTCCACAGCAAGGTTGTAAACAAATGCCCGCAGAGGCCAGGCAGGCAATACAAGTGAGCAGAATGGGCTGGGGATGACGGGAATGAGGGGAGCAGGAGGGCTGGGCCCCTCTAAAGAGGGCAGCTGCTCTTCTGCTGATGATTTGCCATGCAGGGCTGACACGGTTGGGATTTAGCTTGTTTGCTCTGGTTGAGTGGTTCAATACTTCAAATTTCACCCTAGGATGGGGGCCCAGGTTGCCCCAAAcgttctgttttctggaagaaacCTGATATGTAAAATACATTGAATTTTAAGTTTTCCAACTCCTGCTCTGTTCATTCTGAGGAAGAAGTGGGAGATGTGTGCGGAGTGTTGCCCAGAGGAGATGGCCCACGACTCAGGCGTCTCCCAGCTCTAAGCTTCTGGCAGATCTTTTAAGGCCCTGGCTCCCCCTGACTTTGCCCTCCTGCCAACAGTCATGACTTGTGCCGATCCTGGTGAGATCACCAACGGGCACCGCACCACCTCAGATGCTGGCTTTCCTGTTGGCTCCCACGTCCAGTACCGCTGTCTGCCGGGGTACAGCCTGGAGGGGGCGGCCGTGCTCACCTGCTACAGCCGGGACACGGGCACGCCCAAGTGGAGCGACCGGGTCCCCAAGTGCGCCTGTGAGTCTGGGGACACCCTAGGACGGGTGGCTGGGTGGCCTGCTCAACGGTGCAGCTGGCCCATGACTGACCTCTTCCCTGCAGTGAAGTACGAGCCGTGCCTGAACCCCGGGGTGCCAGAGAACGGCTATCAGACATTGTACAAGCATCACTACCAGGCGGGCGAGTCTCTGCGCTTCTTCTGCTATGAGGGTTTTGAGCTCATTGGcgaggtcaccatcacctgtGTGCCCGGCCACCCCTCACAGTGGACCAGCCAGCCCCCACTCTGCAAAGGTGCCTGggcaggcagggcaggagggggcaCAGCAGTGTCCAGGATGTGACAGGGCTGGGAAAGTCAGGTAGCAAATTCGAGACCCTGCCGAGCTCCCCGTTCACCTCCTATGGGCTCTTATCCTCAGAGGTATAGCCAAAAGCCCTGGAGAAGTTCAAGGTCATGGAATTATCCTAAGGGAAGTAGTAGAGGGGGCTTTGGTTTGGCAGTCCCTTGCCCTCTGGATACGTCTCAGTTTCCGTATTTTTGACAAATCCTACAGACCTGGTTGGTTTAGACTGCCCAGGGGTCTGGAGGAGGAGGACCGAGGCCCTGCTCTGACTATTCCTCCCCTGTCCCCAAGGGAAGGATCAAGTTTAGGTTGAGCAGAGGGCAGAGAATCCAGGCTGTCCAGCCCAGCCCCACTGGGCTCCCGGCCCTCTacccagcctccttccctccctggctCAGACcccgtcccctcctcctcctctccctgcagtGGCCTATGAGGAGCTCCTGGACAACCGAAAACTGGAAGGTCAGTGAGGGCACAGGTGGAGACCCAGGCCTGGCCAAGTTGGGAGGGCAAGGCAGAGGCCGGGGGCAGGAGGCCAGGCCCCCGGTGGGGTAAGGCCCAGGGTTcagggcccagggcaggaggctgggagagcccagggctgggcccagCCCCAGATCActggcctctcctcctccttccagtGACCCAGACCACCGACCCGTCACGGCAGCTAGAGGGTGGGAACCTCGCCTTGGCCATTCTGCTGCCCCTAGGCTTGGTCATCGTCCTCGGCAGTGGCGTTTACATATACTACACAAAGTAAGTACCTAACTCAGGGAGCTGCTGGCCAGGGCAGACGTCCTGCCTGCCTGGCACAGAAGCCCGGGTGAGGGGGGGTTGGGGGCTCACTTCTCGATAAGCCCCTCTATCTCCTTCctttcccaggctacagggaaaATCCCTCTTCGGCTTCTCAGGCTCCCATTCCTACAGCCCCATCACGGTGGAGTCAGACTTCAGCAATCCACTGTATGAAGCTGGGGTGAGCCCTTCCCCTACCCCTGGAGTGCCACATCCCTCAGCTCCCCTGGGACTCCATAACCTTCTCTCAAGGTCTTTGTAATATCTGTCTTGGGAATTGCAAACTCAGCTGCCTACAAAGGCCACGTCAATGAACAAAGCTAAGTCAGGTGGGCCAATCGGGAGTGGTGAGGGCTGTGACTAACTGGGAAACCTGTACCCCATCCGGTCCGTGGAGGAAACCTAGGCCCAACTGCCAGAGCTTCCAACTGTTTAAGACAATCcagaaatttagatttttatgtGACTTTAAGATACTGTAGGATGAACCAAATACATCCATTGGCCAGATTCAGCCCCATTCCCATCCCATGGTCCCCAAACTCCCAGTGatcaatgttattttaaaaacacagagtcTTTCCCCTTCCTTGTGGATGCCTCCTCCCATTTTGCTGcctcctccacctccatcccATTCTAGTGACTGATGCCATCTCTCTGTTTCCAGGATACACGAGAGTATGAAGTTTCCATCTGAACACCAAGACTAAGGCTCCAGGACCCAGGACGCCCCTCCTCTCCTCATTCTGGGCAGGAAGGAGTACAGGACCTGGCCTCTGGCTCCTTTCCTCCCTGCTGTGTAAATAATCTCCTGGTCCCACGAGGGGGCTTTGATGGCCCTGAGGACCCTACAGTAAATAAACCAGCATCCTGTGCCCAAAGCCTCCTCTTCTCAGTTGCCAAACAAGGGGCCTGCCCCCCACTCACTCTACCCGCTTTTGGACCCTAGGAGGGGAAATCAGCCCCTGATGCAACTCCTGGGGCCCCTCCAGCCCAGGGCATCCCACAAGGACTACCCAAGAGCTCTGCTGTTCCCTTGGTCATGAAGGCTCTGCGCTTCCCAGATGCTCTGTCCCCGGGCCTAACCTCTGACCCTTGGAGGGTCAGAAGAAGAGGGATGAAGGGGAGAGCTGGGACAAGGCCCCTACCCACTTCCTGCCATATCCCCTATCCACAGTCTCCCCACCTTTGCTTCTGGATTTTCGTTTTTGAGCAATAAACAGAAAATCTCCGTTTGTAACTGGGCTGGTGGGGTGTGGGAAGGTGGGTCACAGAGCACTGGagacggtgatggtggcctctctGGAaagagggctggggagaggggaacaCTTGGGGAAAAAGATGGAAATTTAAGATTGCATACAGGGCAGGGTTGAAGGGGATGGCCTGGGGTCAAAAAGCCTGACTTTAGGCTCAGCCTCTGGAGGACCCGCTGGGCCCACTCCTGGCCTCAGCAGTCTCTCCACAGGGCTTGGCGTTTCCAGGCTCTTCTAGCTGGGTGATAAATGACAGTAGCTGCCTCTCCTCCTTCAGTGTTTGGCAGGTGACAAACAGCGCTCAATTTGTTTCATGACCAATTGACCTAAAAGTCAACCCCCTTTTGAGAAATCTTGTACCCATCCAAGTGTACCATTTTTCCCCCCAATCtttttggcatttatttatttatttttggccgcgttgggtcttcgttgctacgcgtgggcttttctctagttgtggcgagcagcggCTACTTTgtttggtgcgcgggcttctcattgcggtagcttctcttgttgcagagcacgggctctaggcacgcgggcttccgtagttgtggctcgtggactctagagcgcaggctcagtagttgtggcacacgggcttagttgctctgcggcacgtggaatcttcccggaccagggctcgaacccgtgtcctctgcactgacaggcaaattcttaaccactgcgccaccagggaagtcctttttggCATTTTAAGCATATTTGCTGTTACGTGTCTACCAAGCATTAGATTTGCAGCTTTTCATAAACAATGAGCTTGTTTGGTTTCCCATGGGTGTCCTTTTCTACTTTACTTTTGAACGTTATAAGGAATTtacagcctgttttttttttttttttttttttttcctgcattgggtccttgttgctgcgcgttggctctctctagttgtggcgagcgggggctactcttcgttgaggtgcttgggcctctcattgcagtggcttctcttgttgcagagcatgggctctaggagcgtgggcttcagtaattctggcacgtggactcagtagttgtggctcgagggctctagagcgcaggctcagtagttgtggcgcatgggcttagttgctccactgcatgtgggatcttcctggaccagggctcgaacccgtttcccctgcattggcaggtggattcttaaccactgtgccaccagggaagcctcagccTGTTTGTCTTAAAGTCTTTCTCCAAATCAACTGAattttccttaattaaaaatttttaattaaatataatgaaaCATTTTTAGGACACTCAAAAGAGGATTGGATTTTAGAACACGAGGCAAACTGACCTTGATAATAGCCTAAGTTTTTTTggcatttactctgtgccaggcattgtgatgAGCACTTTGTATGCATTATGCTTTTAACTCTCACAAGGCCCTTGTGAGACAGGgacaattattcccatttttcagataaggaaacagaggctgggAGATGTGAACTGACTTCCTTAGGAGGCTCCAATAAGTGGCCAGACTGGGATTTAAATGCAAACGTCACAAAGCCTACTGCACTGCCTTCTGGTTAGTAACAGGCATGATGTGTTCCATAGCCATGCGGCTCCAAAACGTGGAGGGGAGACCTCAACACTGACACTGGTGGCCAGGGTGGCTCCTCAGAAGCAAAGGTGGACCCTCTAAGATGTCACAGGCACCTTAAGGTGCTGGAGTTTGGCTGGGAGGCTGGATCTGGACCCATGAACTCATCTCTTCCAACAGGTTGATGGATAATAGGTTGATATCTGCCTGAATTAAAGccattccaggggcttccctggtggcacagtggttaagaatccacctgccaatgcaggggacacgggttcgagccttggtccaggaagatcccacatgccgtggagcaataagcccgtgcgctacaactactgagcctgtgctctagagcccgcgagccacaactactgaacctcgcgagccacaactactgaagcctgcgcgcctagagcccatgctccacaacaagagaagccaccgcaatgtgaagcctgcacaccacaacgaagagtagcccccgctctccacaactagagaaaaccagcGCACAGCaattaagacccaacgcagccataaataaataaataaataaataaataaatatattaaaaaaaaaaaaaaggcattccaggggaattccctggtggtccagtggttaagactccacgtttccactgaagggggtgccggtttgatccttggtctgggaagtaagatcccacatgccacatggtgctgagagaacaaaaaaaattttaaaaagaaaaatcactcaaaaagaaaaaacagccatTCCAATAATATGcccaagaaactaacacaccattgtaaagcaattatactccaatagatgtttaaaaaaaaaaaaaaaaaggaataggaacattgtaaaacaattatactccagtaaagatgattaaaaaaaaaaaaggaataggaaataaataaaataatatgcccACATATCTGGCAAAAAGGAGGAGGGGCACGCCTCCCACATCACCCCACAGAGAGCACTGCCCagcctgggaggagggaaggatctctgtcattttattaaagtttttgcTTTCTGGTGGCGTCCTTGCTAGCTGAGGGTGGAGAGGTGTGTGATGGTTCCAGAACCCTTTGGAGGCTTCAGGGGTGATGTTGCTCATGACCAGGAATCGCCCCAAAACCGAACTGTTGAATGAGTTGTGAAAGAGGAGCTTTGATGCATGTTCTAGAGGAACAGAGCGGGGGAAGGGCACGAGAGGCCAAGAGCAGCACCAGAGTTGGGATCACCCTCCAGATGTCAAGCTGCTACGCAGAGCTCCCTAGAAAAGAATAAGAGTCTTTCGACTTTAGATTCAAGGTTCATGTCTTTTTATCTTTCCATCCTTCACCTATCCATCCAACCCCTATCCCCCATCcatctatttatccatccaccATTCCCcacctatccatctatccatccacccaccattctcttccatccatccatccatccacaaatCTACCCATCATTCCCTATTCATAacagacactcaataaacatttgctgagacttccctggtggcgcagtggttaagaatccacctgccaatgcaggggacacgggttcaaggcctggtccaggaagatcccacatgccgcggagcaactaagcccgtgcgccacaactactgaacctgcgctctagagcctgcgagccgcaactactgagcccacgtgccacaactactgaagcccgtgcacctagagcccgtgctctgcaacaagagaagccaccgcaatgagaagtccgcataccgcaaggaagagtagcccctgcttgccgcaactagagaaagcccgcgcgcagcaacgaagacccaacacagccaaagataaattaattaattaattaattaattttaaaaagtcattttaaaaaaataaaataaacattgctGTCAGTTCCTTCTCTACCTTCTTCATgaacccctctctcctcctctgccaACCCCTTACTTGGAGAGGTTCTCCAAGGCTCCATCCTCAGCGCCCCTCATCTTTCTCACTCTGCAcaaccccccatccccccaccccaccccccaccagggCAACTGCACACCCTTCAACTGCCAACTTCCTCCTATATCAGATCTCTATCACCAGCCCAGACCTCGCCACTGAGTTCTGAAGCCATATTTCCAACTGTCTACAGAGCATTTCCACCTGGAGTTCCCAGGGGCCCCTCACACATAATCTGTCCAAAGGCGGGAACGTGCCTGCCATGCCCCAGGAAGAATGAGAAGGCTGGCATGAGTGGCAGCAGGGGCTGGAACTAGGGGTATCGGAGGGTCTCTGGACACAAGGGTCCTGGCATGGGGTTCACCGTGTTTGGATATCTGAGTCCCTTGGTCTTGTGTCTGTTTTTCCTTGATGGGCATAGGATTCATGCGGTAGGCAGCGACAAACAAGGCCTCGTCAGTGAGTTCTGTGCTGATCTGTGTCAGGAATTCCTCAGAATGGGAAACCTTCTGGAAAAGGGAAAGTCAGAGGGGCTCAGCCTGGGAGTTCCTACATGGGAGTCCTGGGTCTGGAGGCTCTCAGGCTGGGGGCTCTGGGTCTAAGGAGTCTGGTATCGGACGGCTGGGCCTTGCAATTTAGCCTGGAAGGTCCTGGAAGTGGAGGGCAGCCTTTGGGGACCTCAGGGGCCTAGTGCTGGGGGCT
This DNA window, taken from Balaenoptera ricei isolate mBalRic1 chromosome 15, mBalRic1.hap2, whole genome shotgun sequence, encodes the following:
- the LOC132349205 gene encoding putative protein T-ENOL encodes the protein MASSATRNVEKKGSGQSQATTSAASLGGGPKVSHSEEFLTQISTELTDEALFVAAYRMNPMPIKEKQTQDQGTQISKHGSSA